From Amycolatopsis sp. YIM 10, the proteins below share one genomic window:
- a CDS encoding NAD(P)/FAD-dependent oxidoreductase, whose protein sequence is MRTEAIVCGAGVAGLATACALGNLGLRVALVDKQDAPKPVAKGEVFQPGSLRILRSWGVAQRLESAGALRLARLVARDSAGTPQMALDYGTLPGKDRWLLAHDYPAILTALTESLPSTVEFRRGVLVKGLLRNQDGQVTGVRLADGTIEAPLVVAADGMSSRLRKEAGIEITRAEYPHRLVALELHDAPEVEADFSAYVTERGLRLRYPLPGGRIRLYAQVRPDELRGGDLVSWGRALARETPALTPLEDAILAALPERQVLPVARFLAPKLWIPGLALAGEAGHAVHPMAAQGMNSAIADADCLATVLAESGDLASYHRRRQADLALIGRTSHAAARMITDLSWAGRTLGRRALRHTGANQRLRYTVMHNMSGLGSHPLTPLDRLHQIGLLPDPRARRLPAWA, encoded by the coding sequence ATGAGGACGGAGGCAATCGTTTGCGGTGCCGGGGTGGCGGGTCTCGCCACGGCTTGCGCACTGGGCAATCTCGGTCTGCGCGTGGCTCTGGTGGACAAGCAGGACGCACCGAAGCCGGTCGCGAAGGGCGAGGTCTTCCAGCCGGGCTCGCTGCGCATCCTGCGGTCCTGGGGTGTGGCGCAACGACTTGAGTCCGCGGGCGCGCTCCGCTTGGCACGCCTGGTCGCCCGTGATTCCGCGGGAACCCCGCAGATGGCCCTGGACTACGGAACGCTGCCCGGCAAGGATCGCTGGCTGCTCGCCCACGACTACCCCGCCATTCTCACCGCGCTCACCGAGTCGCTGCCGTCCACTGTCGAATTCCGCCGGGGCGTGCTGGTGAAAGGGCTGCTGCGGAACCAGGACGGGCAGGTGACCGGCGTGCGACTGGCGGACGGCACGATCGAGGCCCCGCTGGTGGTCGCGGCCGACGGCATGTCCTCACGGCTGCGCAAGGAAGCCGGGATCGAAATCACCCGGGCCGAGTACCCGCACCGCTTGGTCGCCCTGGAACTGCACGACGCCCCCGAGGTCGAAGCCGACTTCTCCGCCTACGTCACCGAACGCGGACTGCGCCTGCGTTACCCGCTGCCCGGCGGCCGCATTCGGTTGTACGCGCAGGTCCGTCCCGACGAACTCCGCGGCGGCGACCTGGTTTCCTGGGGCCGGGCGCTGGCCCGCGAGACGCCCGCGTTGACACCACTGGAGGACGCGATCCTGGCCGCCCTTCCCGAGCGTCAGGTACTCCCGGTCGCGCGCTTCCTCGCGCCCAAGCTGTGGATTCCCGGCCTGGCGCTGGCAGGCGAAGCCGGGCACGCCGTGCACCCGATGGCCGCGCAGGGCATGAACAGCGCCATCGCCGACGCCGACTGCCTGGCCACCGTGCTGGCCGAATCCGGCGACCTGGCCTCGTACCACCGTCGTCGCCAGGCCGATCTGGCGTTGATCGGGCGCACCAGCCACGCCGCGGCGCGCATGATCACCGACCTGTCCTGGGCCGGGCGCACGCTCGGCCGCCGCGCGCTGCGGCACACCGGCGCGAACCAGCGGCTGCGCTACACCGTCATGCACAACATGTCCGGGCTCGGCTCGCACCCGCTGACGCCGCTGGACCGGCTGCACCAGATCGGGTTGCTGCCGGACCCGAGGGCCCGGCGGCTCCCGGCCTGGGCATGA
- a CDS encoding VOC family protein: MKPSSFYPVICADAATVAPTRDFYVEHFGFEVVFDSGWYVSLRHDGGHELGIVDHTHPSVPEGSRRPVAGLILNFEVDDVDAEHRRLVEEAGLSPVLPLRSEEFGQRHFILTDPAGVLVDVITEIEPSAAFAADFTS, from the coding sequence GTGAAACCGTCCAGCTTCTACCCCGTCATCTGCGCCGACGCCGCGACCGTGGCCCCGACCCGTGACTTCTACGTCGAGCACTTCGGCTTCGAGGTCGTCTTCGACTCGGGCTGGTACGTCAGCCTGCGCCACGACGGCGGCCACGAACTCGGCATCGTCGACCACACGCACCCGTCGGTGCCGGAGGGCAGCCGCAGACCGGTCGCCGGGCTGATCCTGAACTTCGAGGTCGACGACGTCGACGCCGAGCACCGGCGACTGGTCGAGGAGGCCGGGTTGTCCCCGGTCCTGCCGTTGCGGAGCGAGGAGTTCGGCCAGCGGCACTTCATCCTGACCGATCCGGCAGGCGTGCTCGTCGACGTGATCACCGAGATCGAGCCGTCGGCCGCCTTCGCCGCCGACTTCACCAGCTGA
- a CDS encoding TauD/TfdA family dioxygenase: MASTFSVSPISGALGAEVRGVPLTSLSDADFAEVRELLLTHLVLFFPDAAGLDPEAHKAFGRRFGELEVHPFLPKLEGHEELVVLDSEQGAKADVWHTDVTFSQSPPIASILQLVECPPAGGDTMWSNQYLAYEAISAPLRELLDGLTAVHVFEHPNGSFRSEAEHPVVRTHPETGRRSLYVNRMFTRRIPQLAPGESDALLGYLFGMSESPQRVCRYRWTPGAIALWDNRATQHYAVNDYTGRRVGQRVTVLGDKPEGEAPRWPHHEGAGLSAATSR; the protein is encoded by the coding sequence ATGGCTTCCACGTTCTCCGTTTCACCCATTTCCGGCGCACTCGGCGCCGAGGTCCGCGGGGTACCGCTGACCTCGTTGTCCGACGCCGACTTCGCCGAGGTCCGCGAACTCCTGCTGACCCACCTGGTGTTGTTCTTCCCGGACGCCGCCGGTCTCGATCCCGAGGCGCACAAGGCTTTCGGCCGCCGCTTCGGTGAGCTGGAGGTGCACCCGTTCCTGCCCAAGCTCGAAGGCCACGAGGAACTCGTCGTCCTCGATTCCGAGCAGGGCGCGAAAGCGGACGTGTGGCACACGGACGTCACTTTCAGCCAGTCGCCGCCGATCGCCTCGATCCTGCAGCTGGTCGAATGCCCGCCCGCCGGGGGCGACACGATGTGGAGCAATCAGTACCTCGCCTACGAAGCCATTTCCGCGCCGCTGCGTGAACTGCTCGACGGACTCACCGCGGTGCACGTCTTCGAGCACCCCAACGGTTCGTTCCGCAGCGAGGCCGAGCACCCGGTGGTGCGCACGCACCCGGAAACCGGGCGCCGCTCGCTGTACGTGAACCGCATGTTCACCCGGCGCATCCCGCAACTCGCGCCCGGCGAAAGCGACGCGCTGCTCGGTTACCTGTTCGGCATGTCGGAAAGCCCGCAGCGGGTCTGCCGCTACCGCTGGACGCCGGGCGCGATCGCGCTGTGGGACAACCGCGCCACCCAGCACTACGCGGTCAACGACTACACCGGCCGTCGCGTCGGTCAGCGGGTGACCGTGCTCGGCGACAAGCCGGAAGGCGAGGCGCCGCGCTGGCCGCACCACGAAGGCGCCGGCCTGAGCGCCGCGACGAGCCGCTAG
- a CDS encoding serine/threonine-protein kinase: MPGETFGPYRIEEPLGRGGMGEVHRAYDTTHDRVVALKRLSESAVGDPGFRARFRRESRIVARLREPHVIPIHAYGEIDGRLYLDMRLVEGPDLKELTDAGPLAPARAVHIVEQVASALDAAHADGLVHRDVKPSNILVAAGDFVYLADFGIARSSSATATSITASGVMVGTLDYMAPERFGEARSTDAPMSTRSPACCSPA; this comes from the coding sequence ATGCCAGGTGAGACCTTCGGGCCGTACCGCATCGAGGAACCGCTCGGGCGTGGCGGCATGGGCGAGGTGCATCGCGCCTACGACACCACCCACGACCGGGTCGTCGCGCTGAAGCGGCTGTCCGAGTCGGCCGTCGGCGACCCCGGTTTCCGCGCCCGGTTCCGGCGCGAGTCGCGGATCGTCGCGCGGCTGCGCGAACCCCACGTGATCCCGATCCACGCCTACGGGGAAATCGACGGGCGCCTGTACCTGGACATGCGCCTGGTCGAAGGACCGGACCTGAAGGAACTCACCGATGCGGGCCCGCTCGCGCCGGCGCGGGCCGTGCACATCGTCGAGCAGGTCGCGAGCGCACTGGACGCCGCGCACGCCGACGGGCTCGTGCACCGTGACGTCAAACCGTCGAACATCCTGGTCGCGGCCGGGGACTTCGTCTACCTGGCCGACTTCGGGATCGCGCGCAGCTCGTCGGCCACGGCGACGTCGATCACCGCGTCGGGCGTCATGGTCGGCACGCTCGACTACATGGCGCCCGAGCGGTTCGGCGAGGCAAGGTCGACGGACGCACCGATGTCTACGCGCTCGCCTGCGTGCTGTTCACCAGCCTGA
- a CDS encoding TetR/AcrR family transcriptional regulator produces the protein MPTKAQQREETTRNLVAVARSLFATKGYGQVSLAEIVAAAGVSKGALYHYFTGKDQLFRAVLEQVHAEVAERVGGAAPDADAWTQLVEGCTAFLTVTTEPEIQRIMLVDAPAVLGWETWRELDATASMRHLAEALTQLIDEGVLIRQPVAPLAHLLSGAMNEAAAWLAGSADPGRDLVDTVAALTRMLEAMKVQGRPVST, from the coding sequence ATGCCGACGAAGGCGCAGCAGCGCGAGGAAACCACCCGCAACCTGGTCGCGGTGGCCCGGTCGCTTTTTGCGACGAAGGGCTACGGCCAGGTGAGCCTCGCCGAGATCGTCGCCGCCGCCGGGGTGTCCAAGGGCGCGCTCTACCACTACTTCACCGGCAAGGACCAGCTCTTCCGCGCGGTGCTGGAGCAGGTGCACGCCGAGGTCGCCGAGCGCGTGGGCGGTGCCGCGCCGGACGCGGACGCCTGGACGCAGCTGGTCGAGGGCTGCACCGCGTTCCTCACCGTGACCACCGAGCCGGAGATCCAGCGGATCATGCTGGTCGACGCGCCGGCGGTGCTCGGCTGGGAGACCTGGCGCGAACTCGACGCGACCGCGTCGATGCGTCACCTCGCCGAGGCGCTGACCCAGCTGATCGACGAGGGCGTGCTGATCCGCCAGCCGGTGGCCCCGCTCGCGCACCTGCTCTCCGGCGCGATGAACGAGGCCGCCGCCTGGCTGGCCGGCTCGGCCGACCCGGGCCGCGATCTCGTGGACACCGTGGCCGCGCTGACCCGGATGCTCGAAGCGATGAAGGTCCAGGGCCGTCCGGTAAGTACCTAG
- a CDS encoding methyltransferase gives MDPAAQLAGLVDLATPFAVRAAVALRLPELVADGTTGLPALAEAAGAHEDSLGRLLRHLVTIGLFTEENGTYGLTPLSRQLLGEDHRWQRGWLELDGPGAKMDLAYSGMLHSVRTGESAYESVHGTPFWADYQRDERLRVFFGGIMAAHAWQTGPAVAAEYDWAPVRRVLDVGGGIGALLSEVLRQHPHLGGAVLDLPPVEPEAKQALADAGLAERAEFIGGSFFDPLPGGFDVLMVSRVLTDWGDEDATRILRRCAEAASTVLIVEVLAGEEHAKNNSSFDLQSLTLLGGRERSIEDFRVLAAAAGLVVRTERTAPGGLVLIECGVG, from the coding sequence ATGGATCCCGCTGCCCAACTGGCCGGCCTGGTCGATCTCGCCACCCCGTTCGCCGTGCGCGCGGCGGTCGCGTTGCGCCTGCCGGAACTGGTCGCGGACGGCACCACCGGCCTGCCCGCACTCGCCGAAGCGGCCGGTGCGCACGAGGATTCGCTCGGCAGGCTGCTCCGGCACCTGGTCACCATCGGCCTGTTCACCGAGGAGAACGGAACCTACGGCCTCACCCCGCTTTCGCGGCAGCTGCTCGGCGAGGACCACCGCTGGCAGCGCGGCTGGCTGGAACTCGACGGTCCCGGCGCGAAGATGGACCTCGCCTACAGCGGCATGCTGCATTCGGTGCGCACCGGCGAATCCGCGTACGAGTCGGTGCACGGCACGCCGTTCTGGGCCGACTACCAGCGCGACGAGCGACTGCGGGTGTTCTTCGGCGGCATCATGGCCGCGCACGCCTGGCAGACCGGCCCGGCGGTGGCCGCCGAGTACGACTGGGCACCGGTCCGCCGGGTGCTCGACGTCGGCGGCGGCATCGGCGCGCTGCTGTCCGAGGTGCTGCGGCAGCATCCGCACCTCGGCGGCGCGGTGCTCGACCTGCCCCCGGTCGAGCCGGAGGCGAAGCAGGCGCTGGCCGACGCCGGGCTCGCCGAGCGCGCGGAGTTCATCGGCGGCAGCTTTTTCGACCCGCTGCCCGGCGGTTTCGACGTGCTCATGGTGTCGCGCGTGCTGACCGACTGGGGCGACGAGGACGCCACCCGCATCCTGCGCCGGTGCGCCGAAGCCGCGAGCACCGTGCTCATCGTCGAAGTACTCGCCGGCGAGGAGCACGCGAAGAACAACTCCTCGTTCGACCTGCAGTCGCTGACGCTGCTCGGCGGGCGCGAACGGTCCATTGAGGACTTCCGCGTGCTGGCCGCGGCCGCCGGGCTGGTGGTGCGCACGGAGCGGACCGCGCCCGGCGGCCTGGTGCTGATCGAATGCGGGGTGGGCTGA
- a CDS encoding IS630 family transposase, translating to MPNPKLPELVLSEDEVGMLRCWTRRRKTAQALALRARIVLRCAEGGSNSEIAAELGITRATVAKWRSRFVTDRLDGLLDEARPGRPRTITDEQVEAVITATLESAPANATHWSTRSMAAESGLTQTAVTRIWNAFGLQPHRRESWKLSKDPLFVDKVKDVAGLYLAPPERAVVLCVDEKSQIQALNRTAPVLPMLPGTPQRATHDYTRHGTSSLYAALDITTGKVIGRLHARHRAIEFKKFLTAIDKEVPAELAVHLVMDNVSTHKTPVIKRWLASHPRFVVHFTPTSSSWLNLVERWFSELTTKKLQRASHTSVRALNRDIRAWIETWNDDPRPYVWTKTADQILDSIARYCTRINNSGH from the coding sequence ATGCCGAACCCGAAGCTGCCCGAGTTGGTGTTGTCCGAGGACGAGGTGGGCATGTTGCGGTGCTGGACGCGGCGCCGGAAGACGGCGCAGGCGCTGGCCTTGCGGGCCCGGATTGTGTTGCGGTGCGCCGAAGGTGGCTCGAACAGCGAGATCGCCGCGGAGTTGGGGATTACGCGGGCGACGGTGGCGAAGTGGCGGTCGCGGTTCGTGACCGACCGGCTGGATGGGTTGCTGGACGAGGCGCGTCCTGGGCGTCCGCGCACGATCACCGATGAGCAGGTCGAGGCAGTGATCACCGCGACACTGGAGTCGGCGCCCGCGAATGCCACGCACTGGTCGACCCGGTCGATGGCCGCGGAGTCGGGGTTGACCCAGACCGCGGTGACGCGGATCTGGAACGCGTTCGGCCTGCAGCCGCATCGCCGTGAATCATGGAAGTTGTCCAAGGACCCGTTGTTCGTGGACAAGGTCAAAGACGTCGCCGGGCTCTATCTCGCTCCGCCGGAGCGGGCGGTGGTGCTGTGCGTGGACGAGAAGTCCCAGATCCAGGCGCTCAACCGCACCGCTCCGGTTCTGCCGATGCTGCCCGGCACGCCGCAGCGCGCCACGCACGACTACACCCGGCACGGCACCTCCAGCCTGTATGCGGCACTGGACATCACCACCGGCAAGGTCATCGGCCGGCTGCACGCACGCCACCGCGCGATCGAGTTCAAGAAATTCCTGACCGCCATCGACAAAGAAGTGCCCGCCGAACTGGCGGTGCACTTGGTGATGGACAACGTCTCGACCCACAAGACCCCGGTGATCAAACGCTGGCTGGCCAGTCATCCGCGCTTCGTCGTGCACTTCACCCCGACGTCGAGTTCCTGGCTCAACCTCGTCGAACGCTGGTTCTCCGAACTCACGACCAAGAAACTCCAACGCGCGAGCCACACCAGCGTCCGCGCACTCAACCGCGACATCCGCGCCTGGATCGAAACCTGGAACGACGACCCACGACCCTACGTCTGGACCAAAACCGCCGACCAGATCCTCGACTCCATCGCACGCTACTGCACACGAATTAACAACTCAGGACACTAG